The DNA region atacaaaaaaaatctaataaaaatacattaaatgaAGGTAatgtaagaaagaaaaatataaaaaagtatacTGAGTGAatatttatctaaaattaaaattaaaaatactcaaaatataaaataatattttttattttatttttttaaacatttttgttaaaataattaatcatatatttatgttttatttttatttttatcgaaaataaaaattaaaatacccaAACGAATCCGCTTCTTGTTTAATCGAACGAATCCGCTTCTTGTTTAATCGATTTGAGGGATCGTGGCCTAAAAATTGAGAGACGAATTAAATTACTTTATACTGTTTGAATAGATTGGGCTGCTCTCTATACTCTTCATTCGGATTGGGCTTCGGCCATGGTTAATATGGAAGCTCAAAACATACGGTCGGAGTGCTCGAGGTGGCGACTGCATTGAGCAGGGTTTTCTTTTGCACTTTGTGAGAGTTTCACCCTGAATTCGAAGAGATGCTAAGTTCCATGCGACTGCAATTGCCATTACAACCTTCAAACGAAGGCGTTGTAGTTCCCCACTCTAAGAGCGCATTCGCCACCAACATTCACAAGCGTGTTAGCCTCTCGTGCAGAAAACGCGCCACACTACCACTCTCTTGCTCTTTGGCCGCACAACCACACTCTCACGCGCCACAACAACCGCTCTACACTTCCACCGTTGTGTCTTCCTCGCCGCAGCTTCCACAGCTTCGCCTCTCACAGCGCCACATCACTCTTCTCAACGTCGTCGCTTGCGTGGtacccttctctcttcttcctttgtCAATTCTATTTATCCCTTCTTCAACCAATTCTaatgttttcttttttgttcttctttgGTGCAGACAGCGATATGTGCCACGTGGCTATTTTGCTCCGCAATTCCTACACTTCTGGTTTGTGTTAATAGCCTTTTGATGGAATCAATTGTTTTCAGTTTAGAAAGGCTTAATTTTGATTGTGAATAACTTGTGTTTGCTCAATTTGGAATGTGGTTACGCGAAGGCTTTCAAGAGAGCAGCAGAATCACTGGAGAAGTTGATGGATACCACAAGAGAGGAGCTTCCTGGTACCATGGCTGCAATCCGTCTATCCGGCATGGAAATCAGTGACCTCACCACGGAGCTCAGTGATCTTGGGTCtgcattcttatctttttcattcatttattttaatCGTTTCATGTTTTGAGTTATACATGTAGTGGTGATGCAAACGAGTAAGTAAATAGGCATTATATCTAGGGTTTAGTTAAGAGAAATGACAGGAGTGAACACTTTTTATCAAGAGTAAAGTCCTCGAGGATTTCGACCTCGGATTAATTTGCCCTTGAAACAAAAAAGGTACGCTTCCACGATACCTAATTGTTACTTCACTTTTGCAATACCAGCCAATATTTGGccaatatgttatttttatactattaaaatttagaatttaatacttaaAATTTAAAGTGTAGGTCAAGTGTtgacgaaaaataataaattttgttgattaTATAGCATTATTCTTTGGTTAAGATTGATGTTAACagaagtttttaaatttttatttaataaatatacaataaatatattgaaaattttagttgttatttttccaataaaaacatttttaatttgtaaatttaacATGTGTAGCTAAACCCTTATAGGCTTATATCAATAAAGAATATAGTATACCAAGCCAACACAACTTGTTAATTCTAGAATAAAGCCttgtattattattgttatgCAGGCAAGAGATTACTCAAGGTGTTAGAAGCTCCACACGCGCTGTTCGCTCGGCAGAGCAGAGGCTTCGCCGCTTGGCAACCATGTCTCCTCCTCCCTCTTCAGGTTACCTACCTGAAATAGCTGTATTAGATTGTTAGCAATCTTGCATTTTAGATGTTGGAAGAATTTTACTTGATGTTCACTGGATATAGTTTCCTTGCAGGCAATGGTGAGTCCCAAAGCAGAGGCTGACTCAGGTGGACCTGGGGTGGCCAGAGCAGCAAGAAACATGAGAGAGGGCGTTGTCAAGGGTCGTGCTATCATGAAAATGTTCTTCACACTTGCAAGATTCTCAAAGTTTGCTCTTAGCTATATAGGTGGACGTAGATAATGTTAAGAATCATAGATAGAAGATGAAAGTCATCATGGTGAGCAACCTAAGCTTGTAAGCTctgtttctgtttttgtttttctgtgTCAGTCTTTTTCTTTTGGGTCCGAATCCCCTTCTTTTTTTTCCCCTAACTAGTTAGAGATTTACATTTCAGCTCTGGGATCTATAGTATAAAAAGAGCGACCGTTTGCTATCTCTTTCTTGGTGATATGTTGAAGTGCTGTTTGATCATTGATGTGGTTGTGCACTTGTATTAGAACACAATAATACCagtgaagaagcttacaaggagaaataacaaaatgaaaatcattaaatttaaatatcGGATTTGTCTTCTAATAAAAGTGACACTGTATCTCAAATTCAAGGCCACTAGGATTACATTTACATTGATTTTGGGGCATGAAAATAAACATCAAAGCTCAAACCCTGTTTCTAACCTTGAATAAGTGTATTTGATGAGTTCTTTTGTTTAGTACTGAGTATATACTCAGAGAAACTCTTGTATCCTGACATTTGGTCTCACTTTAATAATTCTATTAGAGTTTCtttgtttaaaagaaaaaaaaaaaaaaaccttgaacCTGGAAGGAGGCAGAATTTTTTCTCTATATCAGGTACAACGGAAAACCAAACCCAAAATGTAGGACAAGGAAATTTGAGATATTACTTGATTAAAATCATGGACACACATACATAGAATCAGCTAAGCCTAGAGAGTTTTCTATTATTTAAGAAGTGCCGTTGATTTGGCTTTCTCGTCCTTGACTTAAGAGTGTCTTGGTGATCTCCTTAAGACTTGTGACGTTATGGGTGTCACTTTCCATCTTTTTCAAGAgaagctgcttcttcttcttcactttgaGTAGTTGTAGGGTCAAGACCAAGGCATCTGGAGAGGGTTTTCACAACTTGGTCCAAGAAATGGCATGGCATGTATGAATCCCAAgcagattctctctctctccgaGCCACAGTACGGGTATCCATGTTCTCCTGATCTTTTTAGTTTCACTAGTTCACTGTTTTCACAGCAAAGACAAACCTCCAACAAAAGTATATGTTGTTATTGACTAGTTTTCCTTTGGTTTTAGCCGTTTAAGGTCTCTTGAGGTGAGGTTCTGTAAACTTATCTGGAAACGAGCATGTAACAGACATGTGTACACAGAGATTGGACTTGAGATTTTTATAACAACAGACATGTGTACACACCACTCAGTGCATACCCTCATAcccataatatttatatatatacgtgTAACCATGTGCATATGCTAGGGGAGGCACGCACCCAAGTGTACTAGGAAATCCATGTATATGTTATCCAATATTTCATTTGGTAgttaaagtttttaaattaaaagttatttaATTACCAGTAATATTAGATCAGTAGATATTATTTTGGGTTAGTACTTAATCAGTAATAATTTACACTcatttataaaaatttacacataaaaaatacataatttgcACTTATATTATCAGAGTTTGTATGTGTTAATTTAGTTTATATTCATATCATATTTATcagaatttatatacataaattaataattttatttgttgaaaaTAATTTGGTATTTATGTTAGTTAAATCCTGGCCAAAATTACTAAAAACCATGTCTGAGTTTCtgtttaattaaaaatctaacaCGAGTTGGCGATGCCCTTTGATAACCATTTCATATTTTCATACCAGTGTTTGTGTAAAAATAACCTGTCTCTATCTCTATAGCACATATAATTAACTCTTCAGCATTCATAAGAGCTAAGTACTAGCATTTAAAACACCTTCCAAGGAACCACAATCTTGCCTCATATATCACACCTCACTACTCTTCTTATGCTTTTCATATAGCATGTCGCCCCTTCCTGATGATTTGTTACCTGAAATCCTGTTGAGGTTGCCGGTGAAGTCCTTATTTCGTTTCAAGTGTGTGTCAAAGTCATGGCTCTCTCTTAAATATAGTATATCCGATCCCCACTCTGAAAAAAAGCATTTTGAACTAGGAGCCGCATGCACCCATAGAGTTATGGTCATAGCACCAGAAGCTCTTCACGCCCTATCCATTGACTCAGAACCATCGCCTCAGGATGATTCTACCAGTGACAAAATGGAAATGGATTTTCTCCACCATGAATTGGAACCTTGTTttgatccttttttttttctttttgatcctGCAGAGGGTTTCTTCTATTTAAGAGAAATGTTCCTGTTGAAAATCATTGTTTGTGGAACCCATCGAATGGTGTCCACAAAAACCTAGCACCTTTTTCCTCATCTGATTTCTATGATTTTGGACACGACCCCTCAACGGGTGATTATCTGGTAGTTTGACAAACAGAAACTTTTCGCTGATAACCAAATTGGGTTTTTCTCTCTGAGAGCAAATTCTTGGAAAATAGTAAGCACCCCTTTCCTTATCAGAAATGTCACCTCTACATTCCTAAAGCTGGGACGCTGTTCAATGAGGCTATTCATTGGTTGGCTTATAACTACAAGGCTAAGATAAATGTTATCGTTGCCTACTTGCCTTTGACTTAAAGGAGAGAACTTTCTCAGAGATACATTCTACCACGTTTGTTAGATGGTTGTAATTTATACATGCGCTTCTAAGATATGTGGGATATGGGTGATGCAAGAATATCAAGTGCCGTCGGTCTTGTCTTTAAGTTACCCAATTCTTCTGTCTAAAGTTAGGCCTGTCACTTGCATCCCTGTTAGCAATTTTCCCTCCAAATTCTCCGCagaaaagatttttaatatttttggaacATCTGGCGTGACAACATTGGTGAAATGTGATGGGTACTGCTTGGGAGTCAAtggcctaagcgtacaatgtgtataataggCTAAATCTTTGGtccatgaataaaatgaacattatCCATATTATCTAGAATAAACATCTCAGGTCATAAAAGCATTCATCCCAAAAACTTAaactgattttggggttcactAAGAATCAAACTCttaacctttcggatctagaactctaataccatgtcatgaaatcactcatcccaaaagtgtAACTTGataggacaatgtaacactaatagttatatctctaatacttcataaacctccattgtacacattgtacgcttaggccattggttccctatactttctctttgGTTAAATACCTAAAAGAAAAGGGGAGCTCTACAATGTTGAAGCCTTCTACCTTCAGTAGATGCGAGGACAGATGTGTAGGTATGGATGATACGCTTTGCAGCAGTTTATAGGTCccacaaaaataatatttgtcgaTTGCTTAATTCTTGCTGTAACTAAAGTGAGTAGTGTTTTCGTAAATATCGTTGGATTTATTGTAAAAACTGTAATGAGTTATTATTAGTTTTACTAAAAGGTTATTTGTAGTATATAACTTAAAAGTGGATTGcacgacaaaaaaaaaagactaaattGGGTTgactaaaataaaggaaataaattTACGTTTATCATGTTAGAATTTTTTTGAGAAGCCTTAAATGAAGATGTCTACAAAAATgcgtaatttaataattaaagttGTGAACATTTTTTAGCAAgatgaaaaatagaaataatataatttttagattaaaaattaagttttatttatttttttgtgaaattaGTCACCATTTCCTAAAATTAATGGTCAATAACAATCACTTTTATTTACTCGTAACATAGAAAGTATGTACTCTCAGTTATTTTGTTATTTAGTTTCATTATCATTGTatctattacttttattttttctaaatttctaataattttaattaacataaataagtgaataaaaatacaaataaaaataaaaaacatgaatatgatgaaaaaaaaagtagaaataatTTGGAAGTATGATGATATTGAcaaatatcatactcactatgtTACGAGTGAATAAAAGTGATTGCTATTAACAAATAACTTTTAGACAACGGTGTCTAATttcataagaaaaagaaaaaattaatattcaattcaaaaattataaacgtaaattaacttttaataattaaattttgcttaaaaaaaCTACACAATAACTGGACACCAATTTACAAACACCATATAATTAACCATGGATAAGAAATAAAAAACCACTACGCAACATAATTTCTTCGAATCTTAAAttattggttttttatttttattccataaatAATCAGACTATTATTTCAGTTATCAAACGTGAATTATGTCATCACTATCTTTCATCTTGACAAGAAAATGTTGTCACAACTCTAATTATTAACTTACACTTTTTAAACCGTTTTTCTAATGACATATTCACTTAAAGCTTCTCATGAAAACAAAAATGGTTAGTGCACTTTTTTTGACACTGGAAACATAGTTTTACGGCAAAAGTGGTTGGCAAGAATCACTTATGACTTATGAGACATGTTGTCGAAGCTAAGCATGGAGGCCACCATGTTGATAACCTGTTGAGGAAACATGGTTACCCAAGTGATACAAAGGCTTCCCACACACAACATATAACAAAAACGTATGTTAACCACTACTTACGACGTCAACAACTTAGTGTCCTAGTCGCAGGCTCCACAATGCACGCCGATCACCCTGTGCGTGCTCATCCGCAACTAGAATCACTCTACCAAAAGAAACGGTAAACAATCATGATCACGCTCTAATAACTGAAGACCGCTCAAGTGTATTGTTGCGACAACTCACATTCACCAAGCCAAGCCGAATACATACGTACCGTTCATCCAGAT from Arachis hypogaea cultivar Tifrunner chromosome 10, arahy.Tifrunner.gnm2.J5K5, whole genome shotgun sequence includes:
- the LOC112715824 gene encoding uncharacterized protein isoform X2, whose product is MLSSMRLQLPLQPSNEGVVVPHSKSAFATNIHKRVSLSCRKRATLPLSCSLAAQPHSHAPQQPLYTSTVVSSSPQLPQLRLSQRHITLLNVVACVTAICATWLFCSAIPTLLAFKRAAESLEKLMDTTREELPGTMAAIRLSGMEISDLTTELSDLGQEITQGVRSSTRAVRSAEQRLRRLATMSPPPSSGNGESQSRG
- the LOC112715824 gene encoding uncharacterized protein isoform X1 encodes the protein MLSSMRLQLPLQPSNEGVVVPHSKSAFATNIHKRVSLSCRKRATLPLSCSLAAQPHSHAPQQPLYTSTVVSSSPQLPQLRLSQRHITLLNVVACVTAICATWLFCSAIPTLLAFKRAAESLEKLMDTTREELPGTMAAIRLSGMEISDLTTELSDLGQEITQGVRSSTRAVRSAEQRLRRLATMSPPPSSVSLQAMVSPKAEADSGGPGVARAARNMREGVVKGRAIMKMFFTLARFSKFALSYIGGRR